The following are from one region of the Chitinophagales bacterium genome:
- a CDS encoding CDP-glucose 4,6-dehydratase, which yields MSVIHQLFQGKRVLITGHSGFKGSWLSLFLLELGASVYGISEDIPTSPSLFELANLNKQVKSVWTDINNFSAIKKEIQRIKPDFIFHAAAQPITSVGYSDPLKTFQTNIMGTVHILEVLKHLQKECVAILITSDKCYENKEWVWGYREIDMLGGKDPYSASKAAAELVIRSYYESFFRQTDGRIKILSVRAGNIIGGGDWSTHRLIPDCIRHWQQNKPVPIRNPRAIRPWQHVLDAIYGYLLAAYRLHEKPELNGEAYNFGPPAEAALSVLEVVKAFSAYFKLPDLTYQTITSSEFKEASTLKLNSDKAHAHLGWKAQLNISDTLKLTAQWYKSFLSGNKNMRAFTQNQIRNFLREAQ from the coding sequence TTGTCTGTGATTCATCAATTATTTCAGGGAAAACGTGTTCTGATTACCGGCCACTCAGGATTTAAAGGCTCCTGGCTCAGCCTTTTTCTATTGGAACTGGGCGCCAGTGTTTACGGGATATCAGAGGATATCCCTACCAGCCCCAGTTTGTTTGAATTGGCAAACCTGAACAAGCAGGTTAAAAGTGTATGGACAGACATCAATAATTTCTCTGCTATTAAGAAGGAAATTCAACGCATAAAACCGGATTTTATATTCCATGCCGCTGCCCAGCCTATTACATCAGTCGGATATAGTGACCCTCTTAAAACCTTTCAAACGAACATCATGGGCACAGTACATATACTGGAAGTATTAAAACATTTACAAAAAGAGTGTGTTGCCATTCTTATCACCAGCGATAAATGCTATGAAAACAAAGAGTGGGTCTGGGGCTACAGAGAAATAGATATGCTGGGAGGTAAAGACCCATACAGCGCCTCCAAGGCCGCTGCAGAGTTAGTGATTCGTTCCTACTATGAGTCATTCTTTAGGCAAACGGATGGAAGAATAAAAATTTTATCCGTAAGGGCTGGTAATATCATCGGAGGGGGAGACTGGTCCACACACCGCTTAATACCGGATTGTATAAGGCACTGGCAGCAGAACAAGCCCGTCCCGATTCGCAACCCTCGGGCTATCCGCCCCTGGCAACACGTTCTGGATGCCATATATGGGTATTTGCTGGCAGCATACCGCCTGCACGAAAAACCCGAACTAAACGGTGAAGCCTATAATTTCGGACCTCCCGCAGAAGCTGCCTTAAGTGTTTTAGAAGTAGTTAAAGCTTTCTCTGCTTATTTTAAACTACCTGACCTCACGTATCAGACCATTACCTCATCAGAATTCAAAGAGGCCAGTACACTGAAACTCAATAGTGACAAGGCACATGCGCATTTAGGCTGGAAAGCACAGCTCAATATAAGCGACACACTAAAGCTTACAGCACAATGGTATAAAAGCTTTTTGTCAGGAAACAAAAATATGCGTGCATTTACTCAAAACCAGATAAGAAATTTTCTCAGAGAGGCACAATGA
- a CDS encoding pyridine nucleotide-disulfide oxidoreductase: MSIRKTKYLIIGAGPGGLQMGYFMQKQGLDYAILEKSNRAGNFFHKQPVHRTLISINKKYNYFTEEEFNERHDWNSLLSDDPNMRFTRYSDELFPHADDMCRYLQDFADRFQLNIHYNTEVKKISKKAKGPFTLTTANGITYESQVVLMALGATLPNMPEEIEGIEHTIAYGDQPLDRDFYRNKRVAVLGGGNSAFETANYLAPAAAYVHIFIDKPLKMAWDTHFVGDLRAINNTVIDMYQLKSLHAILNPRIRKIRRLPNNCLQTTHEYDYPRSSVPGTLQLTREYDIIINCTGWKWVNLQLFDKKTRPALKDCGKLPLLTETWESVNIPGLYFIGGAMKSLDEKSASGFIHGFRYNIRTLFHLLLSRYDGIPYPYREMKPFVWEKFLDYMYQRYSTTAALFQLFGFLCDLLIFNEDKSEAVIYPELPVAYARNMIPPNRHALLFTLEFGFEKYQETSLNFLGPSDPNNTRCAAFLHPVIRHFHKNKVSEFHFGDSLLARWDRPHSEGGAVISYHYDFQKWAKEKLGLQIKLPRKASSNEGPFRKWTAAEIKKWKKMQASMKAEKPRCRDGKPERVYPFSTMESHPE, translated from the coding sequence ATGAGTATCAGAAAGACAAAATACCTGATCATCGGAGCCGGACCAGGCGGTTTGCAGATGGGTTATTTTATGCAGAAGCAAGGTCTGGATTATGCCATCCTGGAAAAAAGTAATCGCGCAGGTAATTTTTTTCATAAGCAGCCGGTACATCGTACATTAATTTCCATCAACAAAAAATACAATTATTTCACCGAAGAAGAATTTAATGAACGACATGACTGGAACTCGCTGCTTTCAGATGACCCCAACATGCGTTTTACCCGCTATTCTGATGAGCTGTTTCCGCACGCTGACGACATGTGCCGCTACCTTCAGGACTTTGCAGACCGCTTTCAGCTTAATATTCACTATAACACAGAAGTAAAAAAAATATCCAAAAAAGCAAAAGGACCGTTTACCCTTACCACAGCCAACGGCATTACTTACGAAAGCCAGGTGGTTTTGATGGCATTGGGAGCCACCCTGCCCAATATGCCTGAAGAAATTGAAGGCATTGAACACACTATTGCTTATGGCGATCAACCTCTTGACCGCGATTTCTACCGCAACAAGCGTGTGGCGGTGCTGGGTGGGGGCAACTCCGCCTTTGAAACGGCCAATTATCTGGCGCCTGCCGCTGCCTACGTGCACATCTTCATTGACAAACCGCTCAAAATGGCTTGGGACACACACTTTGTAGGTGACCTGCGAGCTATCAACAATACAGTTATTGACATGTACCAGCTCAAATCGCTGCACGCTATTTTAAATCCACGTATCCGGAAAATCAGACGCCTGCCGAATAATTGCCTCCAAACCACACATGAATATGACTATCCAAGGTCCAGCGTGCCCGGCACTCTGCAACTCACCCGTGAATATGACATTATCATCAACTGCACCGGATGGAAATGGGTTAACCTGCAATTGTTTGACAAAAAAACGCGCCCCGCACTAAAAGACTGTGGTAAACTTCCCCTGCTAACCGAAACGTGGGAATCCGTCAACATACCTGGATTGTATTTTATAGGAGGCGCAATGAAAAGCCTGGATGAAAAATCTGCCTCAGGATTTATCCATGGTTTTCGCTACAATATTCGCACGCTCTTTCATCTGCTGTTGAGCCGCTATGACGGAATCCCTTATCCTTACAGGGAAATGAAACCTTTTGTGTGGGAAAAATTTCTGGACTACATGTATCAGCGCTACAGCACTACGGCCGCTCTGTTTCAACTATTTGGCTTCCTGTGTGACCTGTTGATATTCAATGAAGACAAAAGTGAAGCAGTGATATATCCCGAACTGCCGGTTGCCTATGCGCGGAACATGATACCTCCCAACCGGCATGCCCTGCTTTTCACGCTGGAGTTTGGTTTTGAAAAATATCAGGAAACGAGCCTGAACTTTTTAGGGCCTTCTGATCCAAACAATACCCGGTGCGCAGCCTTTCTGCATCCGGTAATCCGGCACTTTCATAAAAACAAAGTTTCTGAATTTCACTTTGGCGATTCACTGCTTGCCCGCTGGGATAGGCCACACAGCGAAGGCGGAGCCGTTATCTCTTACCATTATGATTTCCAAAAATGGGCTAAAGAGAAGTTGGGCCTGCAGATCAAGCTGCCCAGAAAAGCTTCTTCTAATGAGGGTCCATTCAGAAAATGGACGGCTGCAGAAATAAAGAAATGGAAAAAAATGCAGGCCTCCATGAAGGCGGAGAAGCCGCGTTGCAGAGACGGCAAGCCGGAGCGTGTGTATCCGTTTTCAACCATGGAAAGCCACCCCGAATAG
- the pdhB gene encoding pyruvate dehydrogenase subunit beta: MREIRFREALREAMAEEMRRDERVFLMGEEVAEYNGAYKVSEGMLEEFGPKRVIDTPISELGFAGIGIGAAMNGLRPIVEFMTWNFALLAFDQIVNSAAKMRSMSGGQFAVPIVFRGPSGSAGQLAAQHSQMFESWLSNCPGLKVVSPSNPADAKGLLKSAIRDDDPVLFMESELMYSDKGEVPEEEYLIPLGKAAITRQGSDVTLVSFNKMMKVALRAAEELEKENISAEVIDLRTIRPLDIETIVQSVKKTNRIVVVDESWPFASVASEIAYQIQKEAFDYLDAPVRRVNGADSSMHYAPTLVDAYLPDSAKTIRAVKAVLYAN; the protein is encoded by the coding sequence ATGCGAGAAATCAGATTCAGAGAGGCCCTGCGCGAAGCAATGGCAGAAGAAATGAGACGTGATGAGCGCGTGTTCCTTATGGGTGAGGAAGTGGCCGAATATAACGGAGCATACAAAGTAAGCGAGGGCATGCTGGAAGAGTTTGGTCCTAAACGGGTAATTGACACTCCCATATCTGAACTGGGATTTGCCGGTATTGGCATTGGTGCAGCCATGAACGGCTTACGCCCGATTGTAGAGTTTATGACGTGGAACTTTGCCCTCCTCGCCTTTGACCAGATTGTAAATAGTGCTGCCAAAATGCGTTCCATGTCCGGTGGACAATTTGCCGTACCCATCGTATTCAGAGGGCCCTCCGGATCGGCCGGACAACTGGCCGCCCAGCACTCTCAGATGTTTGAAAGCTGGTTGTCCAATTGCCCCGGACTGAAGGTTGTTTCTCCTTCCAATCCGGCTGATGCCAAAGGTTTATTGAAATCAGCCATCCGGGACGATGACCCCGTGCTGTTTATGGAATCAGAGTTGATGTATTCCGACAAGGGAGAAGTGCCCGAGGAGGAGTATCTGATTCCTTTGGGCAAGGCAGCCATCACCCGTCAGGGCAGCGATGTCACACTGGTTTCCTTTAATAAAATGATGAAAGTAGCCCTCAGGGCTGCCGAGGAACTGGAAAAGGAAAATATCTCTGCCGAAGTGATTGACCTGCGTACTATCCGTCCGCTGGATATAGAAACCATCGTTCAGTCAGTAAAGAAAACCAATCGCATTGTGGTCGTAGATGAATCATGGCCCTTTGCATCGGTGGCCTCCGAAATCGCTTACCAGATACAGAAAGAGGCTTTTGACTATCTGGATGCACCTGTCAGAAGAGTCAATGGTGCTGATTCATCCATGCATTATGCCCCCACGCTGGTAGATGCTTATCTTCCCGACAGTGCAAAAACCATTCGTGCAGTAAAAGCTGTGCTCTATGCCAATTAA
- the yfnH gene encoding putative glucose-1-phosphate cytidylyltransferase, whose translation MKTIILCGGKSERLKNQQTDLPKPLWKIGDKPILWHVMKIYEKAGFTDFVLCTGYRHEDFAAYFDNHPVPGWQITFDHTSENLGTAERILSAMKYVDADFFCTYADGLSSLSVSDLLKNHQQAGKIATLTAVKPIIPYGILEMDAHNIVTQFKEKSRSDHWINGGFFVFKPAVADYLRLGSMLENEPLSTLAADRQLYAYLHEGAWQCMDTYKDFVTLNNLWLQGGSFWI comes from the coding sequence ATGAAAACTATCATACTTTGCGGAGGTAAAAGCGAAAGGCTTAAAAATCAACAAACCGATCTTCCCAAGCCGCTGTGGAAAATAGGAGACAAACCTATATTATGGCATGTCATGAAGATTTATGAAAAGGCGGGTTTTACCGATTTTGTGCTATGCACCGGTTATCGCCATGAAGATTTTGCAGCCTATTTTGACAATCATCCTGTACCGGGATGGCAGATAACCTTTGATCATACAAGCGAAAACCTCGGTACTGCCGAACGTATTCTCAGTGCTATGAAATATGTAGATGCGGATTTTTTCTGCACCTATGCTGATGGGTTGAGTTCGCTTAGCGTCAGTGATTTGTTAAAAAATCATCAGCAGGCAGGTAAAATAGCTACTCTCACAGCAGTGAAGCCAATTATTCCCTACGGCATTCTGGAAATGGATGCACATAACATAGTCACCCAGTTTAAAGAAAAAAGTCGTTCGGATCATTGGATTAACGGAGGCTTTTTCGTGTTTAAGCCGGCCGTGGCAGATTATCTTCGGCTTGGCAGCATGCTTGAAAATGAACCGCTCAGTACCCTTGCTGCCGACAGACAATTATATGCCTATTTGCATGAAGGAGCCTGGCAATGCATGGACACTTACAAGGACTTTGTTACGCTCAATAATTTGTGGCTGCAGGGAGGATCTTTTTGGATATGA
- the tsaD gene encoding tRNA N6-adenosine threonylcarbamoyltransferase, whose product MDILLLAIESSCDDTAAAVLCNDKVLANVVSSQKVHAAHGGIIPEFASRAHLQNLVPVVDAALHQADVAQHQLNAIAFTRGPGLIGSLLTGVMFAKGMALALHIPLIEVNHMQAHVLSVFLNEPKPRFPFLCLTVSGGHTQLVLVQDYLHMQVLGETRDDAAGEAFDKTAKLLGFPYPGGPLIDRYAQKGNPDAFRFGQPIVEGWDFSFSGLKTSVLYFLRSRLQEDPNFIKNNLHDLCASIQKSIVDILIKKLVKAAQQLQITEIAVAGGVAANSGLRKALAGIEAQYGWKTYVPSLEYCTDNAAMIGITGYYKYLKKEFAGHDINPLARYAL is encoded by the coding sequence ATGGACATACTCCTTCTGGCTATTGAATCATCCTGTGATGATACCGCAGCAGCCGTGCTGTGTAATGACAAAGTTCTTGCCAACGTGGTATCCAGCCAGAAAGTGCATGCCGCACACGGAGGCATTATACCTGAATTTGCTTCCCGTGCACATTTACAAAACCTTGTGCCCGTAGTGGACGCAGCCCTCCATCAGGCAGATGTAGCACAACACCAGCTAAATGCTATTGCCTTTACCCGTGGACCGGGTCTGATAGGCTCCCTCCTAACAGGTGTTATGTTTGCCAAGGGCATGGCTCTGGCTTTGCATATCCCCCTTATTGAGGTCAACCACATGCAAGCACACGTATTATCTGTTTTTCTGAATGAGCCCAAACCCCGATTTCCCTTTTTATGCCTTACGGTGTCCGGAGGACATACCCAACTTGTGCTTGTACAGGATTACCTGCACATGCAGGTGCTGGGTGAAACCCGGGATGACGCTGCAGGAGAAGCTTTTGATAAAACTGCAAAGTTGCTGGGCTTCCCCTATCCGGGAGGACCGCTGATTGACCGATATGCACAAAAAGGCAATCCGGATGCCTTTCGTTTTGGCCAGCCCATTGTAGAAGGCTGGGATTTCAGCTTCAGCGGATTGAAAACCTCTGTGTTGTATTTCCTCCGAAGCCGCCTCCAAGAAGATCCAAACTTTATAAAGAATAACCTCCATGACCTTTGTGCCTCCATACAAAAAAGCATAGTGGACATCTTAATAAAAAAACTGGTTAAGGCAGCACAGCAACTGCAGATTACTGAAATTGCCGTTGCCGGAGGAGTTGCTGCCAATTCAGGTCTCCGAAAGGCACTTGCCGGTATTGAAGCCCAATATGGCTGGAAGACCTATGTGCCTTCTCTTGAATATTGTACGGATAACGCAGCCATGATCGGCATAACGGGCTATTACAAATACCTGAAAAAAGAATTTGCAGGACACGATATTAATCCCCTGGCCAGATATGCTTTATAA
- a CDS encoding short-chain dehydrogenase produces MELKGKAAIVTGASKGIGKAITQALLEKGVRVAGWSRSAPDIHHPQFTYIKTDISKMQEADSAFEKSLMALSNELHILINNAGLGFFAKLEDITPEQWHQMFNTNVHGLYYVTRKAIPLMKAQQLGHIVNIASIAGLTGIEEATGYCATKFAVRGISQSLFKELRKHNIKVTSICPGSVNTEFFNNVEGTTANETMIHPEDLAASVIHLLETPDNFLPVELEVRPLNVRYN; encoded by the coding sequence ATGGAATTAAAAGGTAAAGCTGCCATCGTTACTGGAGCGAGTAAAGGTATAGGCAAAGCTATTACGCAAGCGCTGCTGGAAAAAGGTGTGCGCGTGGCCGGATGGAGTCGCAGTGCCCCGGATATCCATCACCCGCAATTTACTTATATCAAAACAGATATCAGCAAAATGCAGGAAGCCGATTCGGCTTTTGAGAAATCTCTTATGGCGCTGAGTAATGAGCTGCATATTTTGATCAATAATGCCGGATTAGGTTTTTTCGCCAAACTGGAAGATATTACGCCTGAACAATGGCACCAGATGTTTAACACAAATGTGCACGGATTATACTATGTAACCCGCAAGGCCATTCCCCTGATGAAAGCACAGCAGTTAGGGCATATTGTAAACATAGCTTCCATTGCCGGACTCACCGGCATAGAAGAAGCTACCGGCTACTGCGCAACCAAATTTGCCGTACGTGGCATTTCCCAATCACTCTTTAAGGAGCTACGTAAACACAACATTAAAGTTACCAGCATCTGTCCGGGCTCGGTCAACACCGAATTTTTTAATAACGTGGAAGGTACCACTGCCAATGAAACTATGATACACCCGGAAGATTTGGCTGCTTCTGTAATTCACCTGCTGGAGACCCCCGATAATTTCCTGCCGGTAGAATTGGAAGTACGGCCGCTGAATGTCAGATATAATTAA
- a CDS encoding bleomycin resistance protein, with protein sequence MKLKFTKIKETCLYIRDIDRTRAFYSGKLGLEVIGVAPGRHIFFRVGESVLLCFVAEITSRESTLPAHEGSGRLHFAFETKPHNYEAWKKKLQSEGIVIEHEATWKNGLRSFYFRDPDGHLAEIAQEGIWD encoded by the coding sequence ATGAAGCTGAAGTTTACAAAAATAAAGGAGACTTGCCTTTATATCCGTGATATTGACCGTACCCGTGCATTTTATTCGGGTAAGCTGGGCCTTGAGGTGATAGGGGTTGCCCCGGGAAGGCACATTTTTTTCCGGGTTGGAGAAAGCGTATTGCTCTGTTTTGTTGCAGAAATAACCTCCAGGGAATCTACCCTCCCCGCACATGAAGGCAGCGGAAGATTGCATTTTGCTTTTGAAACCAAACCGCATAACTATGAAGCATGGAAAAAAAAGCTGCAGTCAGAGGGTATTGTTATTGAACATGAGGCTACCTGGAAAAACGGGCTGCGTTCATTTTATTTTCGGGATCCTGACGGACATCTGGCTGAAATTGCACAGGAAGGAATATGGGACTAA
- a CDS encoding glycosyl transferase, translated as MHTFENTIIVPAYNEEKRILNFVPHLFRFIQTHLPATEVIIVNNGSTDNTEHVVRQAIKEHGAEPFTQLIRCHKNEGKGNAVRAGVKAAKGSKKIIFVDADGAIAPEEIPAMLKKLEEFDFVAGDRFSHLAIVKTTILRKFFSRGINLLISIIFQHDYCDSLCGFKGFTRKTAEVLFDDLIEKQWIFDVELLFKARRKNFSVAFLPIKWNLVEDSHIRLWKDPFIWMLKLIVLRVRLINYH; from the coding sequence ATGCACACGTTTGAAAACACTATAATTGTACCGGCTTATAATGAGGAAAAACGGATACTCAACTTTGTTCCCCATCTGTTCAGATTTATCCAAACCCATCTTCCGGCCACCGAGGTCATTATTGTAAATAACGGAAGCACCGATAACACGGAGCACGTGGTAAGACAAGCCATTAAGGAACATGGAGCAGAACCTTTTACCCAACTAATCAGATGCCATAAAAATGAAGGAAAAGGCAATGCCGTAAGAGCAGGCGTAAAGGCCGCCAAAGGAAGCAAAAAAATAATTTTTGTGGATGCAGATGGTGCCATCGCACCTGAGGAAATTCCAGCGATGCTTAAAAAACTGGAGGAGTTTGATTTTGTTGCCGGTGACCGTTTTTCTCATCTCGCTATTGTAAAGACTACCATACTGAGAAAATTTTTCAGCCGAGGTATTAATTTGCTGATTTCAATAATTTTTCAACACGACTATTGCGACAGTCTATGTGGCTTTAAAGGGTTCACGCGTAAAACAGCCGAAGTGCTCTTTGACGACTTGATTGAAAAACAATGGATTTTTGACGTTGAACTTCTCTTTAAGGCTCGCAGGAAAAATTTTTCCGTTGCCTTTCTACCCATTAAATGGAATCTCGTAGAAGATTCTCATATTCGTTTGTGGAAAGATCCTTTCATCTGGATGTTAAAACTCATTGTGCTTAGAGTAAGGCTAATCAACTATCATTAA